The Pandoraea apista genomic interval GCGCAACGATTGGCTCGCCGAGGAAGTTGAGCGCGTCGAACAGCGGTGTCTCGGGCGTCAGTGCGATCTTTGCCAGCGTGCGCCCCAGCATCAGCACGACCGGCAACAGAATCACCAGCAATGCGGCGGCAAACGGCGGCGGCGACACATCGTCGTCGCGCTTGGTGAACAGGTCGCCCAGTTGCTGCGGCGCCTCGACGTGCAAACGCGGGGCGAGCCACATGCCGTACAACGGCCCGGCCAGAATCACCGCCGGGATGGCGATCAACAGACCGAGGCCCATTGTCATGCCCAGATCCGCGTGCAGCGCCGAGACGGCGATCAGCGGCCCCGGGTGCGGGGGCACGAGCGCGTGCAGCGTGGTCATGCCGGCAAGCGCCGGGATCGCCACACGAAGAATCGGCGTGTTGGCCCGGCGGGCCATCACGAAGATGATCGGCACCATCATCACCAGCCCCACCTCGAAGAACAGCGGCAAGCCGATGATCATTGCGACCAGCGCCATCATCCACGGCAGCGCCGATCCTTTCGCAAACGTGAGCAGCACGGTCACGATCCGGTCGGCCGCGCCGGTGTCGGCCATCAACGCCCCGAGCATGGCCCCTAGCGCGATAATCATGCCGGCGTCACCCAGCAGGCCGCCCGCCCCCTTGCTGAAGGCGCTGGCCACGGCGTCGAGCGGCAAGCCCGCGCCGAGACCGGCGATGAACGTGCCGATCAGAATCGACAGAAACGGCGATAGCTTGAGCGCGCTGATGAAAACGATGATGGCCACGAGGCCGACGAAACAGGACAGCAGAAGACGGGTGTCGTGCGCTGCCCAAGGCACGACGTGGCTGACTAGCTCCACGATGATCCTTGATGACGAGAAACGAGAACACCGGCGCGCAGCGTGCGGCCGGTGTGTGGGGGGATTGTGCTACTGGCGCCGGCCGCGTGCACGCACGGGCTGGAAGGCCCCGTGACACGGAGCGTGAGGGGTGCGGCGGCGAGTTTCATTCGTCGAAACATCGCGGCCGCCGGGGGCGTTACTGGAATGCGACTTCGTTGAAACTGCGCAGTTTGCGGCTGTGCAGACGATCCAGACCGTTATCGCGCAATAGCTCCATCGCTTTCACGCCGATCTTCAGATGCTGGTCGACACGCTCGCGATAGAACCGGTCCGCCATGCCGGGCAACTTCAGTTCGCCATGCAGCGGCTTGTCGCTCACGCATAGCAACGTGCCGTAGGGCACACGGAAGCGGAAACCGTTCGCCGCGATGGTCGCACTTTCCATGTCGAGCGCAATCGCACGGCTCTGGCTCATGCGCTGAACCGGCTCACGGTGATCGCGCAACTCCCAGTTGCGGTTATCGACGGTAACGACCGTGCCCGTGCGCATCACGCGCTTGAGTTCGAAATCGTCGAGTTGCGTGACGTCGGCGACCGCGCGCTCCAGCGCGACCTGCACCTCGGCCAGCGGCGGCACAGGTACCCACAGCGGCAGATCGTCGTCGAGCACGTGGTCCTCACGCACATACCCGTGTGCCAGGCAGTAGTCGCCCAGACGCTGGGAGTTACGCAGTCCGGCACAGTGTCCCAGCATGATCCAGGCGTGCGGGCGCAGCACGGCAATGTGATCGGTGATGGTCTTCGCATTGGACGGCCCTACGCCGATGTTCACCATCGTGATGCCGGTGTTGTCCGGGCGCACGAGGTGATACGCCGGCATCTGCGGCAGGCGCGGTGGCGGCGTGCCCTGCGAGTCGCGCACTCCAATGTTCTGGTTCCAGTGCGTGACATTGCCCGGCTCCACGAATGCGGTGTACTGGCTACGATACTCGCGCGTGGCGGGATCGTCGCTTGCACTCATCAACTCCCGGCCCAGCTCCACGAACTCGTCGATATAGAACTGGTAGTTCGTGAAGAGCACGTAGTTCTGGAAGTTCTCGGGCGACGTTGCCGTGTAATGGCGCAGACGGTGCAGCGAGTAGTCGACACGCGGCGCGGTGAACAACGCGAGCGGCAGGATCTCGTCGGGCAGCGGATCGCGTGTGCCGTTCACGATACTGTCGTCCATTGTGGCCAGATCGGGCACGTCGAAGACCGTGCGCATGGCGCGCAAGTGCGTTTGATCGAGATCGCCTTCGAGGTACACACCGTCCTGATAGGCGAAGTGCACGGGAATCGGCTCGTCGGAGACACCGACTTCAAACGCCACCCCATGATTGTGAGCGAGACGCCGGAGCTGCTCGATGTAATAGCTCTCGAACAGGTCCGGTCGCGTGACCGTCGTCTGATAGCTGCCCGGGCCGGAAACAAAGCCGTACGACAGGCGTTTGTCCAGTTGGGTGATGTCTTCGGTGGTGATGCGGATGAACGGGTAATGCGCGCTCACACGCCGCGCCTGATCTTTCTGTGTGGAAAAACGCTCGAAAGCGGCACGAAGGTATGCCGTATTGGCGTCGTAAATCGTCTTCAGGTAGGCAACGGCTTCCACCGGATCCGTAATCGATCGGGTGGCGTGGACCGGTTCTTGTTCAGACATGCGCAAACCTCTTCTGTCTTTTTCATGATCTTGAGTATGCGCCTATTGTGACACGACTGTATGACGGCCGCGGCGTCCTTGCGCCATGCAGACTCCCTAAAATCCAGGGCTCCGATGGCGCAAGCAGCGCGGCACGCCGACCATTGCCGGCAACGGTCTGCCGGTGTCAGTCCTCCAGTCGCACACCAACCTTGAGAGTGACCTGCCAGTGGGCAACCTTACCGTCCTCGATATGGCCGCGTGTCTCGATGATTTCGAACCAGTTCAGATTGCGCAGCGTCTTGCTCGCGCGCTCGATGGCGCACCTGACGGCATCGTCGATGGACTTGGGCGACGAGCCGGTCAGCTCGATCTGCTTGTACACGTGATTCGTCATGACAGTCTCCGGGGTTGGTTTGGAGACTTCCCATGCTAGGCGTGTGCTACTGCGGCCGCAAGTCGGTGCATTCCGATATGTCGTCGCCGGCGTCCGCGATAGGGTGAGACGCCGCGTGGGTGTCGTCGGGCTCGCAAGCCGCCGGATCGCGGCGCAGCATGGCCGGCACCACGGTGTCGAGCGGCGTTGGCACGACATTCGTGAGATTGCGGCGGACTTTTTGCAGCAATTGCATGAGTTGCACCGTCTCGAACGCGGTCAGCCCGTGCAGCGCTTCGTTGCGCACTTCATCGGAAAGCATGCGGGCCACCTGCAACTGTGCAACGGCCGCGCGCGTGACGAACAAACGTTCGATGCGCGGATCGCGGGCATCGGGACGCCGTCGCAACCACCCGGCGTCTTCCATGTGATCGAGCATGCGGGCGAGCGTTTGCGGCGGGGTTTCGAGAATGTCGGCCAGCACGGTCTGACTCACACCGCGATTGACAGTGAGATAGACGAGCACACGACATTGCGCACGCGTCATCGGCAGCGTGCGTCGCGCAAACTGCTCGAAGCGGCGCCCGAACAGACGCTGAACGTCTGCCACGAGAAAGCCGAAACGTTGGGCGGAATCGGACACTTTCATATGCCGCATTATGCTAAACATGTTTATGGATATCAAGCTGCGCTTAGCAACGACGCGGCATTTCGCGCGCCCCCTGCATGCCAATGGCCACGGTGTGCGCCGTGGCCATTGGCATGCAGGGGTGTCGATCGAGCGGAATCCGAACAGACGTCAGGCCGCGGCCGCCGTGCCCGAGTCCTGACCGCTGCCATGCCCGAGCCAGTCAAGCGCGCCTTCGCCTGCCGTCTCCGCGCCGGGACCGGCGCGACGAATCGCGACGCCGACCGCCAGCACGTCAATGGCCGCGAGATGCAGAATTCGCGCGATCATCGTCACATGAGCGCCCATCGTCTCGACGTGGTCGTTCGGCAGCACCAGCGTCGCCTTGCGCGCCAGCGGCGAGTTGCGTGCCGTCAGCGCAATGACCTTTGCCCCACGCGCCACCGCAATGTCGACGGCACGATTCAGGTCTGCGGAGCGCCCCGATGCGGAAATGGCGACCACCACGTCGCCCTCCCCCAGCAACCCCGCCGACGCCTGCAACAGATACGGGTCGCCATAGGCGATGGTCGGCATGCCGAAGCGAAAGAACTTGTAGTGAGCGTCCTGCGCAATCACGCCGGAATTACCCAGCCCGTAGAACTCGATGCGGTGTGCCCCATCGAGCAGCGTAACGGCCGCCTCAACCGTTCGTGCGTCGAGGTGCTCACGCATCTGGAGAATCGACGACACGGTGTTATCAAGCACCTTGGCGCTGAACTCCGCCGCCGAGTCGCCTACGTGCACCTGTCCGTGACGCACCGGCAGCGTGCCGGTCAACGCGCTCGCGAGCTTGAGCTTGAAGTCCGAAAGCCCCTGACAGCCAAGCTTGCGGCAAAAACGTATGACGGTGGGCTGACTCACCCGCGCCAGACGTGCGATCTCCGACACGGGCTCCGCGAGCAGTGCACGCGGTTGCTTGAGCGTGAGTTCCGCCACCCGTTGTTCGGCCGGACTCAGCCGATCGCGCAGGCGATGCAGACGGTCGATCAGCGCGCCCGCACCCGCCGCATGCGTACCGAGTTGCTCGGCAAGAATGGCCGACGTGCCGAGGAATGCCGGGTGATCGGCTGTGATGACGTACGTTGGAATCTTCTTCAGATAGGCTTCGAAACGCCCCTTCGCCTCGAAGCGTCGGCGAAAGGGCGAGTCCTCGAACAACTTGCCCAGCTTCGGGATCACGCCACCGCCCAGATACACCCCGCCAACGGCGCCCAGCGATACCGCGACATTGCCGGCGAGGGTGCCCAGCATCGCGCAGAAACAATCGACCGTCTCGCGCGCGAGCGCGTCGCCGTCTTGTGCAAGGCTCACGATGGCAGGCGTCTCGAGCGGTTTCACGTCACGCCCTGCCCGCAGCGCCAGCGCCTGGTAGACGAGCGCCATGCCGGGTCCCGCCACGAGCCGCTCGAACGACACATGCGGGAAGTGCTTCCATGCATATCGCAGCACATCGATTTCGCGTTCATCCGCCGGGGCAAAGGTCGTGTGGCCGCCTTCGCTGCCGAGCGCAATCCAGCGATCGCCGGCCGGAATGAGGCCCGACACGCCAACCCCGGTGCCCGGGCCAAGCAAGCCGATCACGCCATTGGGCTGGGGTTCGCCCTCGCCGACCTGTCGCTTCTGCGTATCGGAGAGATAAGGGAGCGCCATCGCGAGCGCAGTGAAATCGTTGACGACCAGCAAGGTCTCGAAGCCCAGCGCGCGACGCGTCGCCTCGATCGAGAAGTGCCAGTCGCGGTTCGTCATGCGAATCTCGTCGCCTTCGATCGGATTGGCGATGGCAATCGCGGCGTGCTGCACGGGCTCGGCGTGATCGGCCGCGTCGAGATAGGCCCGGATGACTTCGAGAACGCCGGAATAATCGTCGCAGGCATAGTCCCGGATTTCGACGAGATCGCCGGGCGCAATCTCCAGCGCGAAACGGGCATTGGTGCCCCCGATATCGGCCAGCAGTCGCGGACCGCTCACATGCGGCGGATTATTCCTCGCTCCAGAAGACATCGATCTTCACTCCTTCTCGGTGGATCAGCCGGGAGATGGCGTTGTCCTGTTCCTCGGTTTGCGCAGCTTCGAGCACTTTGCGCTTGGCGGGCCCCTGAATCTGCAAGAAGAGACGCTCGCAAGCCGCCAGTGCCGTGAGCGACCACGACACGCGCAAATGCGGCGCGCGCTGTGGCTGCACGAGCACGAACTTGCGGCGGGTGGTAATGGCGTCGTGCCATTGCGGCGCGTCGGCGAACAGCGACGCGGTATGACCGTCCTCGCCCATGCCGAGCACACACACCTGCGGCACGCCATGCGTCCAGGTGTCGTTAAGTGTTTGCACTTGCAGCGCGGCGTCGGTCGCCGTATCGACAAGCGGTAACCACTGCGCGCCCGTGGCGCCGGGCAACAGCGCATCGGAGACAAGGCGCGCGTTGCTATCGGTGTGCGTGGGCGGCACCCACCGGTCGTCGACGAGGGTGATGGCAATGTCTCGCCACGCTACGGGTAAGCGCGCCAGTTGAGAGAGAAACGCTTGGGGACTTGTGCCGCCTGACACGGCCAGCAACGCACGCGGACGAATGGTCAGAGCGTCGTCGAGCCCCGCGACGACGGCATTGGCGAGCGCCTGTGCCTGCGCTTCGCGCGTGGGGAATATGCGCCAGTGAATCATGCGTGTCTGCCTCCGTTTCCTTGGCTGCGGACTGACTGCGCCGGACGGGCCAACGCCTCGCCCGGCGCACCGTCTCAAATATCCTCTTCGACCCAGCTCGTGCCGTACTGCGCCAGCAAGGCGCTGGCAGCGGGCGGCCCCCAGGTGCCGGCGGCGTAACGTTTCGGCCCCTTATGCTGACGCGACCAGTACGCCTGAATCGGCGCGACCCAACGCCACGCCTGCTCCTGCTCGTCTCGCCGCACGAAGAGCGCCAGACGCCCGTTGATGACATCGAGCAACAAACGCTCGTACGCATCCATCCGGTGTCCTTTGAAGAACTGATCGAACGCCAGATCGAGGTGGACCGATTGCAGGTTCATCCCCTCGCCCGGCTGCTTCGCCAGACAGTAGAGGCGAATCGATTCGTTCGGCTGAAGGCGGATCACCAATCGATTGGCGCCGGGGTGCGTGGTTGCCTCGCCCAGCAGCGGATAGGGCGTCGCGCGATAGTTGACGACAATCTCCGCCACCCGCTCGCCGAGGCGCTTGCCGGTGCGCAGGAAGAACGGCACGCCAGCCCAGCGCCAGTTGTCGATCTCGGTCTTGAGGGCGACGAACGTTTCCGTCTGACTGTCGGGCGGCACCCCCGGCTCGTCGACATACGCAGGCACCGCCGACTTGTCGATAGCGCCCCCGCCGTACTGGCCGCGCACTACGTTGCGCGCGACCGTTTCGTCGTCGAGCGGGCGCAGCGAGCGCAAGACACGCAGCTTCTCGTCGCGCACGGCGTCGGCGTCCATCGACAGCGGCGGTTCCATCGCCACGATGGCCAGCAGTTGCAGCAAATGGTTCTGCACCATATCGCGCAGGGCACCTGTCTGTTCGTAGAACTCGCCGCGCCCTTCGACCCCGATCGCCTCGGCAATCGTGATCTGAATGCTCTCGATCAATTCGCGCCGCCACAGCGGCTCGAAGATCGCGTTGCCGAAACGCAGCGCAAGCAGGTTCTGCACCGCCTCTTTCCCGAGGTAGTGATCGATGCGGTAGATCTGGTCTTCACGGAAGCTCGCGCCCACGGCGTCGTTGATCGCCACCGACGAGGCCAGATCGTGCCCCAGCGGCTTCTCGAGCACGATACGGCTGTTCTCGTTCAGCCCGGCACTGCGCAGCCCCTCGCAGATGGGAATGAACAGCGACGGCCCCGTCGCCAGATAAAAAATGCGGACGCCCTTGCGCTGCGACAAGCGCCCGGCCAGCGCATCAAACTCCTCCTTGCGGCCCAGGTCGAGCGGCATATAGTCGATGGTGGCGAGAAAACGCTTCCAGGCGTCCTCGTCCCAGACGTCGGGCTTGATGTGCGCGCGGGCATGCGCCTCGCACCACGCACGATACGAGTCGGCATCCATCGGCTTGCGGGAGATGGCCAGTATGTGGCCGGTATCGGTCGCGGCGTCCGAGCCCAACTGGCCCGTGCGGAACGCCCGGAACAGGGCCGGCAGCACTTTGCGCAGCGACAAATCGCCGGTGGCGCCGAACAACACAAAGGTATAGGGTGAAGGCGTGTTCATAGAGGGCGTGGACTCCGTACAACCGGGCACTTCTCATCGACACCACCAGACGACGACCGAACTTTGGCAGGCATTCGGATGTCACTTAAGAAGCGCAACTTTGACACTGCATTGTAGTTTAACTACACTGCAAATCAACAAAATCCCGTGCTTTAACTACATCATCCATCGATGATTTAGGACAGGGCATAACGTTACGTCAGCATGCGAACGGTGTCGCGGGCCTCTCACGCATCAATCGCGTCATCCGCATAGGGCAACCCCACAACGTCCCGGAAATACCATGACTCAGCCTTCGCATAACGTGTCGCTGCATCCGGTGGTCCAACGCGTGACCGAGCGCCTCATCGAGCGCAGCCGGCCGTCCCGTCAGGCGTATCTGGAAGGTGTCTCGCGCGCCGCGCAGGGGCAGCCGGGACGCGAGAAGCTGGGGTGCGCCAATCTGGCACACGCGTTGGCCGCAGCCCCTGCCGACGACCGCCTCAAGATACGCTCCGAGCGCACTCCCAACATTGGTATCGTCACCGCGTACAACGATATGCTTTCGGCGCACGCACCGTTCGTGGAGTTCCCCGACATCATCAAGTCTGCGGCACGCGCCCACGGCGCGAGCGCACAGGTCGCGGGCGGCGTGCCCGCGATGTGCGATGGCGTGACGCAGGGCTACGCAGGGATGGAGCTGTCGCTGTTCTCTCGCGACGTGATCGCCATGGCTTCGGTGGTTGCGCTCTCGCATCAGATGTTCGATGCCGCCATGTTCCTCGGCGTGTGTGACAAGATCGTGCCGGGGCTGGTGATCGCTGCGCAGGCGTTCGGCCATCTGCCTGCCGTGTTCGCCCCGGCGGGCCCGATGCCCTCGGGGCTGCCCAACGATGAGAAATCGCGCATCCGGCAGGAATATGCCGCCGGGCGTATCACGCGCGCGGCGCTGCTCGACGCCGAACTCGCCGCATATCACACGGAAGGCACCTGCACGTTTTACGGCACGGCGAACAGCAATCAGATGCTCATGGAGTTCATGGGGCTGCATCTGCCGGGTGCGTCGTTCGTCAATCCACATACGCCGCTGCGACATGCGCTCACGCAGGCCGCAACCGCCCGCGCCGTAGCGCTCGCGAAGTCCGGCATCACTACCTCGCAGATTCTCGATGAACGGGCGTTCGTCAACGGCGTTGTCGGTTTGCTCGCGACGGGCGGATCGACGAACCACACGCTGCACCTCGTCGCCATGGCGCACGCGGGCGGCATTCTGCTCGACTGGCAAGACTTCTCCGATCTATCGGATGTCACGCCGATGCTCGCGCATGTCTATCCGAGCGGCAAGGCCGATGTGAACCAGTTTCACGCCGCCGGCGGTCTGAACTTCCTCATCCGCGAACTGCTCGACGCCGGTTTTCTGCATAACGACGTCACCACGGTGATGGGCCACGGTCTTCGCTCGTACACGCAGGAAGCTGTCCTGCACGACGACGTGCTCTCCTGGCAAGACGCTCCCGAAGCGAGCCTCGACGAGAGCATCGTCCGGCCGGCGGCCAGACCGTTTGCACGCGAAGGCGGGTTGCGCATGCTCGAAGGCAATCTCGGACGCGCCGTCATCAAATCGTCTGCCGTCAAACCGGAACATCAGAAGGTGCGCGCCCCGGCACGCGTATTTTCCGATCAGGAGTCGGCACAAGCCGCGTTCAAGGCGGGAGAGTTGACGCGCGACGTGGTCGTGGTCGTGCGCTTCCAGGGGCCGCGCGCGAACGGTATGCCGGAGTTGCACAAGCTCATGCCGATGCTGGGCCTGCTTCAGGATGAGGGCCATCATGTGGCGCTCGTGACCGACGGGCGAATGTCCGGCGCGTCGGGCAAAGTGCCGGCGGCCATTCACCTCTCGCCGGAAGCGGAGCAAGGCGGCATGCTCGCGCGGGTGCAGGACGGCGACATCATCGTCATCGACTGTGAAAAGAACGTGCTGCATTGTGAAGTCGACGATGTCACGCTCGCAGCGCGTACGCCGGAGCCTATGCCGCAACGCCCCTTCGATCCGTGGCGTAATGTGTTCCGGCGCTTCCGCGATAACGTCGGCGCAGCGCCGCACGGCGCCTGCGTGCTGTTCAACGACGCGGAGTATCCGAAGGAGCACTGACGAGTAGCGCCGCCGCCCTGTCCCTTTGTCCATGAGGCGTCAAAAATCTTGACGCCTTTTTTATCTGCGCGTCCCTAGACTGGCCCCGTTGTCACTCCTGTCGTCAATCGACACGTTGCCATGCCTACCCTTGCTCAACGCGCCAGCCTCGAACCTCCCGATGCGAGCGGCGCGCCGTTCGACGCTTTTCACACCTACGCTGCAACGCCCGCCCCTGCGGCGCGCGCTTCGGTCACCACGACCGGCACCTCGATTGCCGCCACACCGGCAAGCACGCAAACGCTTCCTGCGACCAGCGTTTTCGCGGCGCCGCGGCAACGCAATCGACATACCCCGCGCGTTCGCCTTGATGCGACGCTCGACATCACGCTCAGCCGTGCTGCCGTCTCCACGCTTGCCATTACCCTCGCCATGAGCCTGCCGCTACCGTGGCGCGTCGAAACGATCCGCCCGATACGGCGCGATACGGCTGCGGTGGTGTCGATTGCGTTGCCGCGAATCGAAGCTTCACGGGCAATGCACGTCGTCATGCAATCGTTGCCGGAAGCCGAGTTCGGCGCGTTGCGTCTACGCCCGGCCGTTTGAGCGTATTTGAGCCGCGTTTGGGCCATCTGAGCCATTTGGTGCGAAGCCTCCCCGGCGGCCGTCCGGCGCGTCTCGCATCCCTCAGTCAACCTTGCTCCCCCCTGCTATGAACACAGCCATCTTCGAAGGCGTGTGGATTCCACTCGTCACGCCCATGACCGGCGCCAATGGCGCGCAGATCGATCGCAATGCCTTTGCGCGTCTGGTCGACTACTACCTCGCTGCGGGAGTGAACGGCCTCGTCGTGGCCGGCACCACGGGCGAAGGCACCCTGCTGAACGACGACGAGCGTCGCTGGCTCGTCGAGACCGCCTGCCATCTCGCATATGGACATGCCCCGGTGGTAGCCGGGGTGGGCGCCGCCGACACGGCCAATGCTGCCCATCAGATCCGCAGCATCGAAGACCTGCCGCTTGCCGGGTATCTCGTGCCGCCGCCCTACTATCTGCGTCCGTCTCAAGAGGGCATTCTCTGGCATTACCGCACGCTGGCGGCGGGCACGCGCAAGCCGCTCGTGCTTTACAACGTGCCGCTGCGCACGGGGGTGACGCTTGGCGTGGATACGATCCGCGAGCTGGCATCGCACGACGCATTTGCCGCGATCAAAGAGTGTGATGCGCATCCGCTCTTACATCTGCCATCGCAGGTCACCATGCGGGTACTGTGCGGCGACGACATGCAATTGCTGCCCGCCCTGCAAGCGGGTGCTGCGGGGTGCATTTCGGCCGCGGCTCATGTGCGGCCCGACCTATATCTGAAGTTGTTTCGCTACGTACGCGACGGCGACATGGCCCACGCGGCAACGCTGTTCAACGGCATGAAGCCGCTCATTCGCCGGTTGTTCTCCGAGCCGAATCCGGTGGCGATCAAAGCGGCACTCGCCTCGCTGGGGCTCTGCGCGGAGACCGTCCGGCGTCCGCTCATGCCTTGTACGGTTTCGCTGCGCAAAGAGATCGACGCCCAACTCGAAGTGACCATGGCGTTCTGAATCCGGCGCCTGCGTCACACCATGCCACCGCCTGACAGCCCTCACGACAGGACACCCGTTATGGATGACATCGAACAGCGTCACCGCACCGTCGCCCGTCTGCTTATCAAGCTCTCGGGCACGACATTGGCCCGGCTCGCTTACGCGACCGGTATCACCGGCAACACGATTTCGCGCTGGGTGCATGGCGATCATTGTGCGTTGGGGCCGCAAGGTCGCGAAAAGTTGTTCGCGGCGCTGGGTGCCTACAGCGACGGCACCCACATACGGCTCGCGCCGCGCGCCACTGGCGCCGCGCAACCGGTATTCCAGATCAACGGACTGGTGCAGGCAGAGCGCTTCGCCACGCTTGCAGCACTGACGTTGACGCAGTTCGTTGCGGCACGCGAGACATGTCAGGGAAAGACGCTGGTGAGTATCGTCACGGATATCAGCGGGCAAACCACGGCTCTGCTTGTCGGCACGCGCGAGGCGCTCGACGAGCTGTATTTGGAACTGGGTATCGCACTCTCGCCGCAACGCCGTTTGGAGGCAGGACTCCGCGCTTACGCGCCAGGCAATGAAGGAATGCGTCTACACGCGAACTGACCGTAATTCGCGCGACGAAGCGCCGATATCCGGCGATCCATTCCTGGCTCCCCGACCGGCCGTCGGGAACCTGAGTGGAGGATTAACGCAAGCGCTTGCAACCTGATGTGAGTGTCAGCGGCGGTCTCATCGCCGCTGACATTTCTTCTCAAGCCGGAAACGGCCGCCTCACTGCCACCCAAACCGTCGGGCGAACATGCCTTTCATCATTTGCGTCAGTACGGCGTAGGCCAGCAGGATGGCGGCGAGCATCGGGAAGTACGCGAGCGGCAGGGCCTGCATTCTGAATGTGTCCGCAAACGGCGACATCGGCAGCATCAGCCCGATCAGCATCACCGCGCCCGTCATCAACAACAACGGCCACGCGGCACGGCTCTGCACGAACGGAATCCGGCGCGTGCGGATCAGGTGCACGATCAGTGTCTGCGACAGCAGCCCCTCGACGAACCACCCCGACTGGAACAGTGTCTGGTGCTCGGCACTGTTCGCGCCGAACAAATGCCACATCGCCAGGAACGTCAGTACGTCGAAAATCGAACTGATCGGGCCGAAGAACACCATGAAGCGCGACAGGTCCGCCGGGTTCCAGCGTTGCGGGCGCGTCAGTTGCTCGTCGTCAACGTTGTCGAACGGGATCGTCGTCTGCGACAGATCGTAGAGCAGATTCTGCGTAAGCAACTGCAACGGCAACATCGGCAGGAACGGCAGAAACGCACTCGCGATCAACACCGAGAAGACGTTGCCGAAATTCGAACTGGCCGTCATCTTGATGTACTTGAGCATGTTCGCAAATGTGCGACGCCCCTCGATCACCCCCTGCTCGAGCACCATCAGGCTCTTCTCCAGCAAGATCAGATCGGCCGCTTCCTTGGCGATATCCACCGCCGTGTCCACCGAAATGCCGATATCCGCCGCGCGCAAGGCTGGTGCATCGTTGATGCCGTCGCCCATGAAGCCGACCACGTGACCGTTCGCACGCAGCATGCGAACGAGGCGCTCCTTGTGCGCCGGCGTGAGCTTCGCGAACACGTTCGCACGCTCGACCGTCTGCGCCAGTTCGGCGTCGCTCATCGTCTCGATGTCGTCGCCCAGCACGCAGCCGTTCACCTTCAGCCCCACCTCGCGGCAAACCTTCGCGGTCACGAGATCGTTATCGCCCGTGAGCACCTTGACGTCGACACCCGCCGCCGCGAGCGCCGTCAGTGCCGGTGCCGTCGACTCTTTGGGCGGATCGAGAAACGCGATGTACCCGACCAGCACGAGTTCGCTTTCGTCTGCAATCCCGTAGCTGTCTCGCACCGGCGGCAAATGCC includes:
- the edd gene encoding phosphogluconate dehydratase, with the translated sequence MTQPSHNVSLHPVVQRVTERLIERSRPSRQAYLEGVSRAAQGQPGREKLGCANLAHALAAAPADDRLKIRSERTPNIGIVTAYNDMLSAHAPFVEFPDIIKSAARAHGASAQVAGGVPAMCDGVTQGYAGMELSLFSRDVIAMASVVALSHQMFDAAMFLGVCDKIVPGLVIAAQAFGHLPAVFAPAGPMPSGLPNDEKSRIRQEYAAGRITRAALLDAELAAYHTEGTCTFYGTANSNQMLMEFMGLHLPGASFVNPHTPLRHALTQAATARAVALAKSGITTSQILDERAFVNGVVGLLATGGSTNHTLHLVAMAHAGGILLDWQDFSDLSDVTPMLAHVYPSGKADVNQFHAAGGLNFLIRELLDAGFLHNDVTTVMGHGLRSYTQEAVLHDDVLSWQDAPEASLDESIVRPAARPFAREGGLRMLEGNLGRAVIKSSAVKPEHQKVRAPARVFSDQESAQAAFKAGELTRDVVVVVRFQGPRANGMPELHKLMPMLGLLQDEGHHVALVTDGRMSGASGKVPAAIHLSPEAEQGGMLARVQDGDIIVIDCEKNVLHCEVDDVTLAARTPEPMPQRPFDPWRNVFRRFRDNVGAAPHGACVLFNDAEYPKEH
- the dapA gene encoding 4-hydroxy-tetrahydrodipicolinate synthase encodes the protein MNTAIFEGVWIPLVTPMTGANGAQIDRNAFARLVDYYLAAGVNGLVVAGTTGEGTLLNDDERRWLVETACHLAYGHAPVVAGVGAADTANAAHQIRSIEDLPLAGYLVPPPYYLRPSQEGILWHYRTLAAGTRKPLVLYNVPLRTGVTLGVDTIRELASHDAFAAIKECDAHPLLHLPSQVTMRVLCGDDMQLLPALQAGAAGCISAAAHVRPDLYLKLFRYVRDGDMAHAATLFNGMKPLIRRLFSEPNPVAIKAALASLGLCAETVRRPLMPCTVSLRKEIDAQLEVTMAF
- the zwf gene encoding glucose-6-phosphate dehydrogenase, with the protein product MNTPSPYTFVLFGATGDLSLRKVLPALFRAFRTGQLGSDAATDTGHILAISRKPMDADSYRAWCEAHARAHIKPDVWDEDAWKRFLATIDYMPLDLGRKEEFDALAGRLSQRKGVRIFYLATGPSLFIPICEGLRSAGLNENSRIVLEKPLGHDLASSVAINDAVGASFREDQIYRIDHYLGKEAVQNLLALRFGNAIFEPLWRRELIESIQITIAEAIGVEGRGEFYEQTGALRDMVQNHLLQLLAIVAMEPPLSMDADAVRDEKLRVLRSLRPLDDETVARNVVRGQYGGGAIDKSAVPAYVDEPGVPPDSQTETFVALKTEIDNWRWAGVPFFLRTGKRLGERVAEIVVNYRATPYPLLGEATTHPGANRLVIRLQPNESIRLYCLAKQPGEGMNLQSVHLDLAFDQFFKGHRMDAYERLLLDVINGRLALFVRRDEQEQAWRWVAPIQAYWSRQHKGPKRYAAGTWGPPAASALLAQYGTSWVEEDI